In Streptomyces sp. NBC_00878, a single window of DNA contains:
- a CDS encoding GNAT family N-acetyltransferase codes for MTQDMSQVTRTKNGRPVHHWRRDLVELAALFTAVAVADAVANLIGHGPDGPALLVISAIVLVATAGFHTWWSRRHGHAPPTGDTGTRPTAAARKAGASEADATAPEALAGETVLWRMRTTVRDEPGSLAALCVALAEQRVDILSLQTHPLAEGTVDEFLLRAPAPVAASDVTRAVSRAGGTGTWIERADAHDLVDAPTRVLGLATRTALDAAELPLALRQLLGRCTIRSLPAGSVRGERAGEEAPVEGALEDTVMRLRAPEGGVITVERPYLPFTPTEFARVRALVELDARLGPRVPRSQDVLTLPQGSDITVRRADADDLDAAKAMHERCSQRTLSLRYHGPVGDADTYLNHLLSPHFGRTLAVQTASGRIVGLGHLLWDGDETEIALLVEDDWQRRGIGGELLGRLVTMAIETGCESVYAVTQSSNTGMVATMRGLGLPLDYQIEEGTLVITARLDAAPVSSGLPYDEIERYEPEHSVRD; via the coding sequence ATGACTCAAGACATGTCTCAAGTGACGCGAACGAAAAACGGGCGGCCGGTTCACCACTGGCGCCGGGATCTCGTCGAACTGGCCGCGCTGTTCACGGCGGTGGCGGTCGCCGACGCCGTGGCCAACTTGATCGGGCACGGCCCCGACGGCCCCGCCCTCCTCGTGATCTCGGCGATCGTGCTGGTCGCCACGGCAGGATTCCACACGTGGTGGTCACGACGCCACGGCCATGCCCCTCCGACAGGTGATACCGGCACCCGGCCGACCGCCGCCGCGCGGAAGGCCGGGGCGTCCGAAGCGGACGCCACCGCACCGGAGGCTCTCGCCGGGGAGACCGTGCTGTGGCGGATGCGGACCACCGTTCGGGACGAGCCGGGCTCACTGGCCGCCCTGTGCGTGGCCCTGGCGGAACAGCGAGTAGACATTCTCAGCCTGCAGACGCACCCGCTGGCCGAGGGCACCGTGGACGAGTTCCTGCTGCGGGCTCCCGCGCCGGTGGCGGCCTCCGACGTCACCCGGGCGGTGTCGCGGGCGGGCGGCACCGGCACCTGGATCGAGCGAGCCGACGCACACGACCTGGTGGACGCGCCCACCCGGGTGCTGGGCCTGGCCACGCGCACGGCGCTGGACGCGGCCGAACTGCCGTTGGCGCTCCGGCAGTTGCTGGGGCGGTGCACGATCCGGTCACTGCCCGCCGGGTCGGTGCGCGGTGAGCGCGCGGGCGAAGAGGCGCCCGTCGAGGGGGCGTTGGAGGACACCGTGATGCGGCTGCGCGCCCCGGAAGGCGGAGTGATCACTGTGGAGCGGCCGTATCTGCCGTTCACACCCACCGAGTTCGCGCGGGTCCGGGCGCTGGTCGAGTTGGACGCGCGGCTCGGTCCGCGTGTCCCCCGCAGCCAGGACGTTCTGACGCTGCCCCAGGGCAGCGACATCACGGTGCGCCGCGCCGACGCCGATGACCTCGACGCGGCGAAAGCCATGCACGAGCGGTGCTCGCAGCGCACGCTGAGCCTGCGCTACCACGGGCCGGTCGGTGACGCCGACACGTACCTCAACCACCTGCTCAGCCCCCACTTCGGGCGCACCCTCGCCGTGCAGACCGCGTCGGGGCGCATCGTCGGGCTCGGACATCTCCTCTGGGACGGCGACGAGACGGAGATCGCGCTGCTCGTCGAGGACGACTGGCAGCGGCGCGGTATCGGCGGCGAACTGCTCGGCCGACTGGTGACGATGGCCATCGAGACGGGCTGCGAGAGCGTGTACGCCGTCACGCAGTCGTCCAACACCGGCATGGTCGCCACGATGCGCGGCCTCGGCCTTCCCCTCGACTACCAGATCGAGGAGGGCACACTCGTCATCACGGCCCGCCTCGACGCGGCGCCGGTGAGTTCGGGACTGCCGTACGACGAGATCGAGCGGTACGAGCCGGAGCACTCCGTGCGGGACTGA
- a CDS encoding response regulator transcription factor, with protein MPITVLLVDDEPLVRAGLRAVLEAQPDIEVVGEAADGAAVIPLVRQLRPDVVAMDVRMPLLDGIEATRAVLRTVDSPPKILVVTTFENDEYVYEALRAGADGFLLKRARPAEIVHAVRLVAEGESLLFPASVRQLAAEYGDGGGNPAARAVLDRAALTEREAEVLRLMTRGLSNAEIAARLVVGTETVKSHVSAVLAKLGARDRTQAVIAAYESGFVAPG; from the coding sequence GTGCCGATCACCGTGCTGCTCGTCGACGACGAACCCCTCGTACGCGCGGGTCTGCGCGCCGTTCTGGAGGCGCAGCCCGACATCGAGGTCGTCGGGGAGGCGGCCGACGGTGCGGCGGTGATTCCGCTGGTCCGGCAGTTGCGGCCCGATGTCGTCGCGATGGACGTCCGGATGCCGCTCCTGGACGGCATCGAGGCCACCCGCGCGGTGCTGCGGACCGTCGACAGCCCGCCGAAGATCCTCGTGGTGACGACCTTCGAGAACGACGAGTACGTGTACGAGGCGCTGCGCGCGGGTGCCGACGGTTTTCTGCTGAAGCGGGCCCGGCCGGCCGAGATCGTGCACGCGGTGCGGCTGGTCGCCGAGGGCGAGTCGCTGCTGTTCCCCGCCTCGGTGCGGCAGTTGGCCGCCGAGTACGGGGACGGCGGCGGGAATCCCGCGGCCCGGGCCGTGCTGGACCGGGCGGCCCTGACCGAGCGTGAGGCGGAGGTGCTCCGGCTGATGACCCGGGGTCTGTCGAACGCGGAGATTGCCGCGCGACTGGTCGTCGGCACCGAGACGGTGAAGTCCCACGTCAGCGCCGTGCTGGCGAAGCTGGGGGCGCGGGACCGTACGCAGGCGGTGATCGCGGCGTACGAGTCGGGGTTCGTGGCGCCCGGCTGA
- a CDS encoding Lrp/AsnC family transcriptional regulator — MAESVVLDPVDLHLLRLLQNDARATYRDLAAQVGVAPSTCLDRVTRLRRAGIILGHQLRLDPAKLGRGLEALLSVQVRPHRRELVGPFVDRIRALPESRTVFHLTGPDDYLVHVAVADMTDLQRLVLDGFTAHREVARVETRLIFQQWDCGPLLPPESPAITPSAKTG, encoded by the coding sequence ATGGCCGAATCCGTCGTACTGGACCCGGTGGATCTTCATCTTCTGCGGTTGCTGCAGAACGACGCCCGGGCCACCTACCGCGACCTCGCCGCGCAGGTGGGTGTCGCGCCCTCGACCTGTCTGGACCGGGTGACCCGTCTGCGCCGGGCGGGCATCATCCTGGGCCATCAGCTGCGCCTCGATCCGGCCAAGCTGGGGCGCGGCCTGGAGGCGCTGCTGTCCGTGCAGGTCAGGCCACACCGGCGGGAGTTGGTCGGGCCGTTCGTGGATCGGATCAGGGCGCTGCCCGAGTCCCGGACCGTGTTCCACCTCACCGGGCCGGACGACTACCTCGTCCATGTCGCGGTCGCGGACATGACCGATCTGCAGCGGCTGGTCCTCGACGGGTTCACGGCACACCGCGAGGTGGCCCGCGTCGAGACCCGGTTGATCTTCCAACAGTGGGACTGCGGGCCTCTGCTGCCACCCGAGTCACCAGCGATCACGCCCTCGGCGAAAACGGGCTGA
- a CDS encoding alkaline phosphatase: MSHRPPSPFPGRRGVLRGSLAASAALALPSAVGAAPAFALSGRPKAEWGVQAGDVTTHSGHVWVRSDRPARMIVETSATESFRRPKRWHGPLLGADTDFTGKVPLRGLPAGEQIHYRVTLADPHDYRRTGEPVLGTFRTAPDKRRQGVRFLWSGDIVGQGWGINPDIGGLYAYEEMRRLNPDFFLCSGDTIYADGPLSASVTLPDGRVWRNVTTEEKSKVAETLAEYRGNFRYSLLDENVRRFNAEVPTIIQWDDHEVVNNWYPGEILTDARYTVKDVNTLATRARKAFSEYFPISTLPSTGEDGRVHRVVHHGPLLDVFVLDMRTYRNANSPDRQPDDTNGILGAEQLVWLKRELARSRAVWKVIAADMPLGLVVPDGATDIEAVAQGDPGVPLGRELQIAELLRFVKHRRITGTVWLTADVHYTSAQHYDPSRAAFKDFAPFWEFVSGPLAAGGFPANALDGTFGPDRVFIKAPTTANVSPMESSQYFGEVDIDGDSGELTVRLRATGGSVLFTKVLQPGRVGQ; encoded by the coding sequence ATGTCACACCGTCCGCCGAGCCCCTTCCCCGGCCGCCGCGGCGTCCTGCGCGGCTCGCTCGCCGCGTCGGCGGCGCTTGCCCTGCCCTCCGCCGTCGGTGCGGCCCCGGCGTTCGCCCTGTCCGGGCGGCCGAAGGCGGAATGGGGCGTGCAGGCCGGAGACGTGACCACGCACTCCGGCCACGTCTGGGTGCGCTCCGACCGGCCCGCGCGCATGATCGTGGAGACCTCCGCGACCGAGTCGTTCCGCAGGCCGAAACGGTGGCACGGTCCGCTGCTGGGCGCCGACACGGACTTCACGGGCAAGGTCCCGCTGCGCGGCCTGCCGGCGGGCGAGCAGATCCACTACCGGGTGACGCTGGCCGACCCGCACGACTACCGCCGCACCGGTGAGCCCGTACTGGGCACCTTCCGGACCGCGCCCGACAAGCGGCGCCAGGGCGTCCGGTTCCTCTGGTCGGGCGACATCGTGGGCCAGGGCTGGGGCATCAACCCGGACATCGGCGGCCTCTACGCGTACGAGGAGATGCGCCGCCTGAACCCGGACTTCTTCCTGTGCAGCGGCGACACGATCTACGCGGACGGTCCCCTGTCGGCGTCCGTGACACTCCCGGACGGCCGTGTCTGGCGGAACGTCACCACCGAGGAGAAGTCCAAGGTCGCGGAGACCCTCGCCGAGTACCGGGGCAACTTCCGCTATTCGCTGCTCGACGAGAACGTACGCCGGTTCAACGCCGAGGTGCCGACGATCATCCAGTGGGACGACCACGAGGTTGTCAACAACTGGTACCCGGGCGAGATCCTCACCGACGCCCGCTACACGGTGAAGGACGTCAACACGCTGGCCACCCGCGCCCGCAAGGCGTTCAGCGAGTACTTCCCGATCTCCACGCTGCCCTCCACGGGCGAGGACGGCCGGGTGCACCGGGTCGTGCACCACGGTCCGCTGCTGGACGTGTTCGTGCTCGACATGCGTACGTACCGCAACGCCAACTCGCCGGACCGCCAGCCCGACGACACCAACGGCATCCTGGGCGCGGAGCAACTGGTCTGGCTGAAGCGGGAGCTGGCACGGTCGCGCGCCGTGTGGAAGGTGATCGCCGCGGACATGCCACTCGGCCTGGTCGTGCCGGACGGCGCGACGGACATCGAGGCCGTCGCGCAGGGCGACCCGGGCGTCCCGCTCGGCCGCGAGCTCCAGATCGCGGAGCTGCTGCGGTTCGTCAAGCACCGCCGGATCACCGGCACGGTGTGGCTGACGGCGGACGTGCACTACACCTCGGCGCAGCACTACGACCCGTCGCGCGCGGCTTTCAAGGACTTCGCGCCGTTCTGGGAGTTCGTCTCCGGTCCGCTGGCGGCCGGCGGGTTCCCGGCGAACGCGCTGGACGGCACCTTCGGTCCCGACCGGGTCTTCATCAAGGCGCCGACGACGGCGAACGTCTCGCCGATGGAGTCCTCGCAGTACTTCGGCGAGGTCGACATCGACGGTGACAGCGGCGAACTGACGGTCCGGCTGCGGGCGACGGGAGGTTCGGTGCTGTTCACGAAGGTGCTGCAGCCGGGGCGTGTGGGGCAGTAG
- a CDS encoding ROK family transcriptional regulator: MGRLTGGDPSLLRRINSAVVLHALRATEFATLTEITRVTGLSRPTVEGVVEGLIEAGLVVETAAEEGAARRQGRPARRFRFRAEAGHLLGLEIGPHRVAVLLADLDGRIVGSIAKEVGETASADERLDRLRAAVAELLRRAGVARGSLRAVGVATPGIVEADGTVRLGTALPEWTGLPLGERLRRSFKCPVLVENDANAAAVAEHWKGAATESDDMVFVLAGLSPGAGSLIGGRLHRGYGGAAGEIGALHLLGREVTPEMLLSTTDKPLHPLDEQAVAEVFTHARAGDERALAAVDRFIQRLVHDVAALVLALDPELVVVGGWAAGIDGVLEPLRKELARYCLRPPRVALSLLGEAAVATGALRLALDHVEEQLFAVEGTVTARR, encoded by the coding sequence TTGGGGCGGTTGACCGGCGGGGATCCCTCTCTGCTTCGGCGGATCAACTCCGCTGTGGTGCTGCACGCGCTGCGCGCCACGGAGTTCGCGACGCTCACCGAGATCACCCGGGTGACCGGGCTGTCGCGGCCCACGGTCGAGGGTGTCGTCGAGGGGCTCATCGAGGCCGGGCTCGTCGTCGAGACGGCGGCCGAGGAGGGCGCTGCCCGGCGTCAGGGCCGTCCCGCGCGCCGGTTCCGCTTCCGGGCGGAGGCGGGCCATCTGCTGGGCCTGGAGATCGGCCCGCACCGGGTGGCCGTGCTCCTCGCGGATCTGGACGGCCGGATCGTCGGCTCGATCGCCAAGGAGGTCGGCGAGACCGCGTCGGCGGACGAACGGCTCGACCGGTTGCGTGCCGCCGTCGCGGAACTGCTGCGCCGCGCCGGGGTCGCGCGCGGTTCCCTGCGTGCCGTCGGAGTGGCCACGCCCGGCATCGTCGAGGCCGACGGCACCGTACGCCTCGGTACGGCGCTGCCGGAGTGGACGGGACTGCCGCTGGGCGAACGGCTGCGTCGCTCCTTCAAGTGTCCGGTGCTCGTCGAGAACGACGCCAACGCGGCTGCGGTCGCCGAGCACTGGAAGGGCGCGGCCACCGAGTCGGACGACATGGTGTTCGTGCTGGCCGGTCTGAGCCCCGGTGCCGGATCCCTCATCGGCGGGCGGCTGCACCGCGGCTACGGGGGCGCGGCGGGCGAGATCGGCGCGCTCCACCTGCTGGGCCGCGAGGTCACGCCGGAGATGCTGCTGTCCACGACCGACAAGCCGCTGCATCCCCTCGACGAGCAGGCGGTCGCGGAGGTCTTCACCCACGCTCGCGCGGGCGACGAACGGGCGCTGGCGGCTGTCGACCGCTTCATCCAGCGGCTGGTCCACGACGTGGCCGCGCTCGTCCTGGCGCTCGATCCCGAACTCGTGGTGGTCGGCGGCTGGGCGGCGGGCATCGACGGCGTACTGGAGCCGCTGCGCAAGGAGTTGGCTCGTTACTGTCTGCGGCCGCCCCGGGTGGCGTTGTCGCTCCTGGGCGAGGCCGCCGTCGCGACGGGCGCGCTGCGGCTGGCGCTCGACCACGTGGAGGAGCAGCTCTTCGCGGTGGAGGGCACCGTGACAGCGCGCCGCTGA
- a CDS encoding alpha/beta fold hydrolase, which yields MSATVSLTLPSPHGPRTVTLAYARVGSGEPLLLLHGIGHHRQAWDPVVDILAAERDVIAVDLPGFGESSALPDGMAHGLPTMNAALGALCETLELDRPHVAGNSLGGLIALELGREKLVRSVTALSPAGFWSPVERRYAFGLLQAMRAAARSMPLPVVERLSRSAAGRAVLTSSIYARPGRRSPEAVVAETLALAGAEGFTETLRAGSSVQFTDDVPGLPVTVAWGTRDRILVRRQGIRAKHVIPRARLVRLPGCGHVPMNDDPALVARVILDGSR from the coding sequence ATGTCCGCCACGGTCTCCCTCACCCTCCCCTCTCCGCACGGCCCGCGGACCGTGACCCTCGCGTACGCGCGCGTGGGCAGCGGCGAACCGCTTCTGCTGCTGCACGGGATAGGCCACCACCGGCAGGCATGGGACCCGGTCGTCGACATCCTGGCGGCCGAGCGCGATGTGATCGCGGTGGACCTGCCCGGCTTCGGCGAGTCGTCGGCGCTGCCCGACGGGATGGCACACGGTCTGCCGACGATGAACGCTGCGCTCGGCGCGCTGTGCGAGACGCTGGAGCTCGATCGGCCGCATGTGGCGGGCAACTCCCTGGGCGGGCTGATCGCCCTGGAACTGGGCCGCGAGAAGCTCGTACGGTCCGTCACGGCGCTTTCTCCCGCCGGGTTCTGGTCTCCGGTCGAGCGGCGGTACGCGTTCGGGCTGCTGCAGGCGATGCGGGCGGCGGCGCGGAGTATGCCGCTGCCGGTGGTCGAGCGGCTGTCCCGGTCGGCGGCCGGGCGCGCGGTGCTGACGAGCAGCATCTACGCGCGCCCGGGGCGCCGTTCACCCGAGGCGGTCGTCGCCGAGACCCTCGCGCTGGCGGGCGCCGAGGGGTTCACCGAGACCCTCAGGGCCGGCAGCTCGGTGCAGTTCACGGACGACGTCCCCGGGCTTCCCGTCACCGTCGCGTGGGGTACCCGGGACCGGATTCTGGTGCGCCGCCAGGGGATCCGTGCCAAGCACGTCATTCCGCGGGCCCGGCTGGTGCGACTGCCCGGCTGCGGGCACGTCCCGATGAACGACGACCCGGCGCTGGTCGCCCGGGTCATCCTGGACGGCAGCCGCTGA
- a CDS encoding PLP-dependent aspartate aminotransferase family protein — protein sequence MDRGAAAGEGEVGLNGSGVRALATEAVHAGRDDLARQGLHAPPIDLSTTYPSYDSRGEAARIDAFAMDGAELDGPPVYGRLGNPTVARFETALARLEGTESAVAFASGMAALSAVLLVRNSMGLRHVVAVRPLYGCSDHLLTAGLLGSEVTWVDPAGIADALRPDTGLVLVESPANPTLAELDLRAIARACGSVPLLADNTFATPVLQRPAEQGARLVLHSATKYLGGHGDVMAGVVACDEEFAGRLRQVRFATGGVLHPLAGYLLLRGLSTLPVRVRAASANAAELVRRLATDPRVARVHYPRLGGAMIAFEIHGDPHEVIAAVRLITPAVSLGSVDTLIQHPASISHRIVAAEDRRHSGVSDRLLRLSVGLEDVEDLWRDLEGALGG from the coding sequence ATGGATCGGGGCGCGGCGGCCGGGGAAGGGGAGGTCGGGTTGAACGGGAGCGGCGTGCGGGCGCTGGCCACCGAGGCCGTGCACGCCGGGCGGGACGATCTCGCCCGGCAGGGGCTGCACGCCCCGCCGATCGACCTGTCCACGACCTACCCGTCGTACGACAGCCGGGGCGAGGCCGCCCGTATCGACGCCTTCGCCATGGACGGGGCCGAGCTGGACGGCCCGCCGGTCTACGGCCGCCTCGGCAACCCGACCGTCGCCCGCTTCGAGACCGCCCTCGCCCGTCTGGAGGGCACCGAGAGCGCTGTCGCGTTCGCGAGCGGCATGGCCGCGCTGAGTGCCGTACTGCTCGTACGGAACTCCATGGGCTTGCGCCATGTCGTGGCCGTACGGCCCCTGTACGGATGCAGCGACCACCTGCTGACGGCCGGGCTGCTCGGGTCCGAGGTGACGTGGGTCGACCCGGCGGGGATCGCCGATGCCCTGCGGCCGGACACCGGTCTCGTTCTGGTCGAGTCGCCCGCCAATCCGACGCTCGCCGAACTCGATCTGCGGGCGATCGCCCGCGCCTGCGGAAGCGTTCCGCTGCTCGCCGACAACACCTTCGCCACGCCGGTGCTGCAACGGCCCGCGGAACAGGGCGCGCGGCTCGTGCTGCACAGCGCCACCAAATACCTGGGCGGGCATGGTGATGTGATGGCGGGGGTGGTGGCCTGCGACGAGGAGTTCGCCGGGCGGCTGCGGCAGGTCCGGTTCGCCACGGGGGGTGTGCTGCATCCACTCGCCGGCTATCTGTTGCTGCGCGGGCTGTCGACCCTGCCCGTACGCGTGCGGGCTGCCTCCGCGAACGCGGCCGAACTGGTCCGGCGCCTTGCCACCGACCCACGTGTCGCCCGGGTCCACTATCCGCGGCTCGGGGGAGCGATGATCGCCTTTGAGATCCACGGCGATCCGCACGAGGTCATCGCCGCCGTCCGCCTCATCACCCCGGCGGTGAGCCTTGGCAGCGTCGACACGCTGATCCAGCATCCCGCTTCGATCAGCCACCGCATCGTGGCTGCGGAGGACCGGCGCCACAGCGGAGTGAGCGACCGGCTGCTGCGGCTGTCGGTGGGACTGGAGGACGTGGAGGATCTTTGGCGGGATCTGGAGGGGGCGTTGGGCGGGTGA
- a CDS encoding GntR family transcriptional regulator produces MGTTQLDTVPEPKYWHLKTVLSEALDSEFTVGEILPNERDLAARFGVARATLRQALEQLELEGRLQRRRGVGTTVAPPRMGVAVGSEQHTWPGAVGDAWQPADCAAAVPPLAVAQALETEPDEQVHIVRRSRTTHGQPVAAELLYIPAASVPDLSGIDAPSGAARARAVLRELQRLGLESQDRSVELGSARADDAKELDRLPGAPVLVVTTRFFAEGVAAAVSVATYRADTCRLTFGDSGGLEIHHDTAERRAS; encoded by the coding sequence GTGGGGACCACGCAGTTGGATACGGTGCCTGAGCCCAAGTACTGGCATCTCAAGACCGTGCTCAGCGAAGCACTGGACTCCGAGTTCACGGTGGGCGAGATCCTGCCCAACGAGCGCGACCTCGCGGCCCGGTTCGGCGTCGCCAGGGCCACGCTCCGCCAGGCCTTGGAGCAGTTGGAACTCGAAGGCCGGCTCCAGCGCCGCCGTGGCGTCGGCACGACCGTGGCGCCGCCACGCATGGGTGTGGCCGTCGGATCCGAGCAGCACACGTGGCCGGGCGCGGTCGGCGACGCCTGGCAGCCCGCGGACTGCGCGGCGGCGGTCCCGCCCCTGGCGGTGGCCCAGGCCCTGGAGACCGAACCCGACGAGCAGGTGCACATCGTGCGCCGCTCCCGGACGACGCACGGCCAGCCGGTCGCCGCCGAACTCCTTTACATCCCCGCCGCGTCGGTGCCCGACCTGTCCGGCATCGACGCGCCCTCGGGAGCCGCACGCGCGCGTGCCGTGCTGCGGGAGCTCCAGCGGCTGGGCCTGGAGAGCCAGGACCGCTCCGTGGAACTGGGCTCCGCCCGCGCGGACGACGCCAAGGAACTCGACCGCCTCCCCGGCGCGCCCGTCCTCGTCGTCACGACCCGCTTCTTCGCCGAAGGAGTCGCGGCGGCGGTTTCCGTCGCCACGTACCGCGCCGACACCTGCCGGCTGACGTTCGGCGACTCCGGCGGCCTGGAGATCCACCACGACACCGCGGAGCGCCGCGCCTCCTGA
- a CDS encoding DUF885 domain-containing protein: MSQTKNPLPREVADAYVDDLIALDPVTGTYLGVKESSGALPDTSPAGQEALAALARATLARLDEAERQPGADSDIERRCARLLRERLTAELGVHKAEEGLRAVGNMHTAVHAVREVFTVTPTDTDEDWAAIAQRLRAVPTALDGYRESLSLGLERKLYAGPRPTATFIEQLTEWSDTDGSGRGWFEDFASAGPETLRAELDEAARAATAAVVALRDWMREVYAPAIEGAPNTVGRERYARWSRYFNGTDLDLDEAYAYGWAEYHRLLAEMKKEAEKVLPGAGTPWVALAHLDEHGRHIEGVDEVREWLQGLMDQAIEELDGTHFELAERVRKVESRIAPPGSAAAPYYTAPSEDFTRPGRTWLPTMGLTRFPVYDLVSTWYHEGVPGHHLQLAQWAHVAENLSRYQATIGGVSANCEGWALYAERLMDELGYLKDAEERLGYLDAQMMRAARVIVDIGMHLELEIPADSPFHPGERWTPELAQEFFGAHSSRPADFVESELTRYLSIPGQAIGYKLGERAWLLGRENARKRHGDAFDAKAWHMAALSQGSLGLDDLVDELSRL; this comes from the coding sequence ATGTCACAGACGAAGAACCCGCTGCCCCGCGAGGTCGCCGACGCCTACGTCGACGACCTCATCGCCCTCGACCCGGTCACCGGTACGTATCTCGGCGTGAAGGAGAGTTCGGGCGCGCTGCCCGACACCTCGCCCGCCGGCCAGGAGGCGCTCGCCGCACTCGCACGGGCGACGCTGGCGCGGCTCGACGAGGCGGAGCGGCAGCCGGGCGCCGACAGTGACATCGAGCGCCGCTGCGCACGCCTGCTGCGCGAGCGGCTCACCGCCGAACTCGGTGTGCACAAGGCGGAAGAGGGCCTGCGGGCCGTCGGCAACATGCACACGGCCGTGCACGCGGTGCGTGAGGTGTTCACGGTGACGCCCACGGACACGGACGAGGACTGGGCCGCGATCGCCCAGCGGCTGCGCGCCGTGCCGACGGCCCTCGACGGCTACCGCGAATCCCTCTCCCTCGGCCTGGAGCGCAAGCTGTACGCGGGCCCGCGCCCCACCGCGACGTTCATCGAGCAGCTCACGGAGTGGTCGGACACGGACGGTTCGGGCCGCGGCTGGTTCGAGGACTTCGCCTCGGCCGGCCCCGAGACCCTGCGCGCGGAGCTCGACGAGGCCGCCCGCGCGGCGACCGCCGCCGTCGTCGCGCTGCGCGACTGGATGCGCGAGGTGTACGCGCCCGCGATCGAGGGCGCACCGAACACCGTGGGCCGCGAGCGGTACGCGCGCTGGTCGCGCTACTTCAACGGCACGGATCTCGACCTGGACGAGGCGTACGCGTACGGCTGGGCCGAGTACCACCGCCTCCTCGCCGAGATGAAGAAGGAGGCCGAGAAGGTCCTGCCCGGCGCCGGGACCCCGTGGGTGGCGCTCGCGCACCTGGACGAGCACGGCAGGCACATCGAGGGCGTCGACGAGGTCCGCGAGTGGCTGCAGGGCCTGATGGACCAGGCGATCGAGGAGCTGGACGGCACGCACTTCGAACTCGCCGAGCGGGTACGGAAGGTGGAGTCCCGCATCGCCCCGCCGGGCAGCGCCGCGGCCCCGTACTACACGGCACCGTCCGAGGACTTCACGCGCCCCGGCCGTACGTGGCTGCCGACGATGGGACTGACCCGCTTCCCGGTGTACGACCTGGTGTCGACCTGGTATCACGAGGGCGTCCCCGGCCACCACCTCCAGCTGGCGCAGTGGGCGCACGTCGCCGAGAACCTCTCTCGCTACCAGGCGACCATCGGCGGCGTCAGCGCCAACTGCGAGGGCTGGGCGCTGTACGCGGAGCGGCTGATGGACGAACTCGGCTACCTCAAGGACGCGGAGGAGCGGCTCGGCTACCTGGACGCCCAGATGATGCGGGCGGCCCGCGTCATCGTCGACATCGGTATGCACCTGGAGCTGGAGATTCCGGCGGACTCGCCCTTCCACCCGGGCGAGCGCTGGACTCCCGAGCTGGCGCAGGAGTTCTTCGGCGCGCACAGCAGCCGCCCGGCGGACTTCGTGGAGAGCGAGCTGACCCGCTACCTCTCCATCCCCGGCCAGGCCATCGGCTACAAGCTCGGCGAGCGCGCCTGGCTGCTGGGCCGTGAGAACGCGCGGAAGCGCCACGGCGACGCGTTCGACGCGAAGGCCTGGCACATGGCGGCGCTGTCCCAGGGTTCGCTGGGCCTGGACGACCTGGTGGACGAGTTGTCCCGACTCTGA
- a CDS encoding RNA polymerase sigma-70 factor: MATDTATEVFEEHRPVLTGVAYRMLGRVADAEDVVQDAWLRWSGADRSDVREPRGYLVRITTRLAIDRLRHVQSRKEAYVGPWLPEPYVTDFGDSVPDTAERAVLADSVSLAVLVVLESLSPLERAVFVLREAFGYPYADIAVTLDRSESAVRQLAGRARRHVEEKRPRYEVDPAEQRDLTERFLAAATEGDLEGLMSLLAPDVRLVGDSGGLAQAPLRVLESADKVGRFISGITRKGVADATFRFLEVNGGPALLVLSGGKPDSVLQMDVADGRIQCVYIIRNPEKLLSLVVD, from the coding sequence GTGGCTACCGATACCGCGACCGAGGTCTTCGAAGAGCACCGGCCCGTCCTGACGGGCGTCGCCTACCGCATGCTCGGCCGGGTGGCCGACGCCGAGGACGTGGTGCAGGACGCCTGGCTGCGCTGGTCCGGCGCCGACCGCTCCGACGTACGCGAACCACGCGGCTACCTGGTACGCATCACCACCCGGCTCGCCATCGACCGGCTGCGGCACGTCCAGTCCCGCAAGGAGGCCTACGTAGGACCCTGGCTGCCCGAGCCGTACGTCACCGACTTCGGGGACAGCGTCCCCGACACGGCGGAGCGTGCCGTGCTCGCCGACTCCGTCTCCCTGGCCGTCCTCGTCGTCCTGGAGTCCCTGTCGCCCCTGGAGCGCGCGGTGTTCGTACTCCGGGAGGCATTCGGCTATCCGTACGCGGACATCGCGGTCACCCTCGACCGCAGCGAGAGCGCGGTGCGCCAGCTCGCCGGGCGGGCCCGTCGGCACGTCGAGGAGAAACGGCCGCGCTACGAGGTCGACCCCGCCGAACAGCGCGACCTCACCGAACGGTTTCTCGCCGCGGCGACGGAGGGCGATCTTGAGGGGCTGATGTCCCTGCTGGCCCCCGACGTGCGCCTGGTGGGCGACAGTGGCGGACTGGCCCAGGCGCCGCTGCGGGTCCTGGAGTCGGCCGACAAGGTGGGCCGCTTCATCTCCGGCATCACGCGCAAGGGCGTTGCGGACGCGACGTTCCGCTTCCTGGAGGTCAACGGCGGACCGGCGCTCCTGGTGCTGTCCGGCGGCAAGCCCGACAGCGTCCTCCAGATGGACGTCGCCGACGGCCGTATCCAGTGCGTGTACATCATCCGCAACCCGGAGAAGCTGCTGTCTCTCGTTGTTGACTGA